From one Lycium barbarum isolate Lr01 chromosome 6, ASM1917538v2, whole genome shotgun sequence genomic stretch:
- the LOC132645473 gene encoding probable WRKY transcription factor 41 has protein sequence MEKVKALEKKKLISQLTQGKELVNQLKKQLGPLASPEECDLLLGKILSTLEKSLSILNLKALLLDGGINANNSTSSCSSISFLGNNHSPKSEVLDSSVDQLDKNIVSKKRKKSQQWTNQISISDTGHECPHEDGYSWRKYGQKDILGANHPRAYYRCTHRNTQGCLATKQVQRSDGNSSIFEVTYKGRHSCKVAQSNIFSLENQKRQKHNKKQEQAMEIFNSTPNHKVENFSITTKEEVFTPFSFPPTPLNLENIEETKLFSDSMAPFSSPIMSELPSYLSMLTSQNDEFGMDQILQSSDSDLTELMSTPTSISNSTFGRDWDLSVDFEPNVTFDIEELFSN, from the exons ATGGAAAAAGTTAAAGCTTTGGAGAAAAAGAAACTGATCAGTCAGTTAACACAAGGGAAGGAACTTGTAAATCAGCTGAAAAAACAGCTTGGTCCATTGGCTTCCCCTGAAGAATGTGATTTACTACTTGGGAAAATATTGTCTACACTTGAAAAATCATTGTCAATTCTGAATTTGAAGGCACTTCTTCTTGATGGTGGAATTAATGCTAATAACTCTACATCTTCATGCTCATCAATTTCATTTCTTGGTAATAATCATAGTCCCAAGAGTGAAGTTTTGGATTCTTCAGTGGATCAATTGGATAAAAATATTGTCTCCAAGAAGAG AAAGAAATCACAACAATGGACTAATCAAATTAGCATTTCTGATACTGGACATGAATGTCCACATGAAGATGGATATAGTTGGAGAAAATATGGCCAAAAAGATATTTTAGGGGCTAATCATCCAAG GGCTTATTATCGGTGCACTCACAGGAATACACAAGGGTGCTTGGCAACAAAACAAGTCCAACGATCAGATGGAAACTCATCAATCTTTGAGGTCACATACAAAGGAAGGCACAGTTGCAAAGTTGCACAATCAAATATCTTTTCACTTGAAAACCAAAAACGccaaaaacacaacaaaaaaCAAGAACAAGCCATGGAAATATTCAACTCTACACCAAACCataaagttgaaaactttagcaTCACAACAAAAGAAGAAGTTTTCACCCCTTTTTCATTTCCTCCTACACCACTAAACCTTGAAAATATTGAAGAAACAAAATTATTTTCCGATTCCATGGCACCATTTTCATCTCCAATAATGTCAGAATTGCCCTCGTACTTGTCCATGTTGACGTCCCAAAATGACGAATTTGGAATGGACCAAATTCTCCAGAGCTCGGATTCGGATCTTACCGAATTGATGTCAACACCAACTTCGATTTCTAATTCCACATTTGGTAGAGACTGGGATTTGTCTGTGGATTTTGAACCTAATGTCACATTTGACATTGAAGAACTCTTCAGTAATTAG